A single Agrococcus sp. ARC_14 DNA region contains:
- a CDS encoding FAD-dependent oxidoreductase: MSETPTGTSSVVTTDCVVVGGGPAGLMLGLLLARRGVRVTVLEQHADFLRDFRGDTIHPSTQELLHELGLLERFLARPHEDLPQVTMAFSGRRLVLADFTRLPTRRRAIAFMPQWDFLDLLAAAGREHAGYELRMRTAGTALLRDGSRIAGVVADGPVGRVEIRAKLTVLADGRDSALRSAAGMRPVGGPSAIDVLWFRLPRSEGEQIPFMQAGDGALLSIPRGDFFQCAHIVRKGAWDGSAASLEALRRRVAALAPAFHDRMAPLRLDDIRLLSVRIEHLERWHRDGLLAIGDAAHAMSPAGGVGINLAIQDAVAAANALAPQLAHARPTEALLHRIQQRREPPARITQAFQRRLETVLVRLAEPGERVPVPVPLRIVQHLPVVRHVMGRFIGLGLRPEHIDHPAAASRTRAPRR, from the coding sequence ATGAGCGAGACACCGACCGGCACCAGCTCCGTCGTCACCACCGATTGCGTCGTCGTCGGCGGCGGTCCCGCCGGCCTCATGCTCGGCCTGCTGCTCGCCCGGCGCGGTGTGCGGGTGACGGTGCTCGAGCAGCACGCCGACTTCCTGCGCGACTTCCGCGGGGACACCATCCATCCCTCGACGCAGGAGCTGCTGCACGAGCTCGGGCTGCTCGAGCGCTTCCTCGCCAGGCCGCACGAGGACCTCCCACAGGTGACCATGGCGTTCTCCGGCCGCCGCCTCGTGCTCGCCGACTTCACCCGACTGCCCACGCGGCGCCGTGCCATCGCCTTCATGCCGCAGTGGGACTTCCTCGATCTGCTGGCAGCGGCGGGGCGCGAGCACGCGGGCTACGAGCTGCGGATGCGCACGGCGGGCACCGCGCTGCTGCGCGACGGCTCGCGCATCGCCGGCGTCGTCGCCGACGGCCCCGTCGGGCGCGTCGAGATCCGCGCGAAGCTGACGGTGCTGGCCGACGGCCGTGACTCGGCGCTGCGCTCGGCGGCAGGCATGCGGCCAGTGGGCGGGCCGAGCGCGATCGACGTGCTCTGGTTCCGGCTGCCGCGGAGCGAGGGGGAGCAGATCCCCTTCATGCAGGCGGGCGATGGCGCGCTGCTGTCGATCCCGCGCGGCGACTTCTTCCAGTGCGCGCACATCGTGCGCAAGGGCGCATGGGACGGCAGCGCTGCTTCACTGGAGGCGCTGCGGCGCCGGGTCGCTGCGCTCGCGCCCGCGTTCCATGACCGAATGGCGCCACTGCGCCTGGATGACATCCGGCTGCTCTCCGTGCGCATCGAGCATCTCGAGCGCTGGCACCGCGACGGGCTGCTGGCCATCGGCGACGCCGCCCACGCGATGTCGCCAGCCGGCGGCGTCGGCATCAACCTCGCGATCCAGGACGCCGTGGCCGCCGCCAATGCGCTCGCCCCGCAGCTCGCGCACGCGCGCCCCACCGAGGCGCTGCTGCACCGCATCCAGCAGCGGCGCGAGCCGCCCGCCCGCATCACCCAGGCATTCCAGCGGCGGCTCGAGACCGTGCTCGTGCGACTCGCCGAGCCCGGCGAGCGGGTTCCCGTGCCCGTGCCGCTGCGCATCGTGCAGCATCTGCCCGTCGTGCGGCACGTGATGGGTCGCTTCATCGGCCTCGGACTGCGCCCCGAACACATCGATCACCCTGCGGCCGCATCCCGGACGAGGGCACCGAGGCGGTAG
- the pyrR gene encoding bifunctional pyr operon transcriptional regulator/uracil phosphoribosyltransferase PyrR translates to MTQRTAHSNDDRSTAGQSIPGQARTVLGPDEIARALTRIAHEILEANQGSDDLVLLGIPTRGVHLAERLAARLSDITGEDFSVRTGALDITMHRDDLRARPTRASHPTRIPADGIDDRVVVLVDDVLFSGRTIRAALDALSDLGRPRAVRLAVLVDRGHRELPIRADSVGKNLPSARTEHVSILLSETDGQDAVTIEPAEPTTDGGAA, encoded by the coding sequence ATGACTCAGCGCACTGCGCATTCGAACGACGATCGATCCACCGCCGGTCAGTCGATCCCCGGGCAGGCACGCACTGTGCTCGGCCCGGACGAGATCGCCAGGGCGCTCACGCGCATCGCTCACGAGATCCTCGAGGCGAACCAGGGATCGGACGATCTCGTCCTTCTCGGCATCCCCACCCGCGGCGTGCATCTGGCAGAACGGCTGGCGGCTCGCCTGAGCGACATCACCGGCGAGGACTTCAGCGTCCGTACCGGTGCGCTCGACATCACGATGCACAGGGATGACCTGCGAGCCCGGCCCACGCGCGCCTCGCACCCCACCCGCATCCCCGCTGACGGCATCGACGACCGCGTGGTGGTGCTGGTCGATGACGTGCTCTTCTCCGGCCGCACGATCCGCGCCGCGCTCGACGCGCTCTCCGATCTCGGGCGCCCGCGCGCCGTGCGCCTCGCGGTGCTCGTCGACCGCGGCCACCGCGAGCTGCCGATCCGCGCCGACTCGGTGGGCAAGAACCTGCCGAGCGCGCGCACCGAGCACGTCTCGATCCTGCTCTCGGAGACCGACGGGCAGGATGCCGTGACCATCGAGCCGGCAGAGCCCACCACCGACGGTGGTGCAGCATGA
- a CDS encoding aspartate carbamoyltransferase catalytic subunit, protein MKHLLTAAMSRDEAIELLDLAEDMHQIQDREVKKLPALRGRTVVNLFFEDSTRTRSSFEIAGKWLSADVINVSGKGSSASKGESLRDTGLTIAAMGVDGVVVRSGASGAPALLAEWIGLPVVNAGDGTHEHPTQALLDAFALRRRIHGEAARGKGLDGVRVAIVGDIAHSRVARSNALLLPALGAEVTLVGPPSLLPLAAADGSRLGVRAETSLDRVLAEQPDALMLLRVQLERQAGKVAPSVAEYITGWSLTDERLARIPDTRIMHPGPMNRGLELSSRAADGDASTVLEQVTAGVSVRMAVLYALLASDQGGTR, encoded by the coding sequence ATGAAGCACCTGCTCACCGCCGCGATGTCGCGCGACGAGGCCATCGAGCTGCTCGATCTGGCCGAGGACATGCACCAGATCCAGGACCGCGAGGTGAAGAAGCTGCCGGCGCTCCGCGGCCGCACCGTGGTCAACCTGTTCTTCGAGGACTCCACCCGCACCCGTTCCTCCTTCGAGATCGCCGGCAAGTGGCTCTCCGCCGACGTCATCAACGTCTCCGGGAAGGGCTCGAGCGCCTCCAAGGGCGAGTCGCTGCGCGACACGGGGCTGACGATCGCCGCGATGGGCGTCGACGGCGTCGTCGTGCGCTCCGGCGCCTCGGGGGCTCCCGCGCTGCTCGCCGAGTGGATCGGCCTCCCGGTCGTCAACGCCGGCGACGGCACGCACGAGCACCCCACGCAGGCGCTGCTCGACGCGTTCGCGCTGCGCCGCCGCATCCACGGCGAGGCGGCACGCGGCAAGGGCCTCGACGGCGTGCGCGTCGCGATCGTCGGCGACATCGCCCACTCCCGCGTCGCTCGCTCGAACGCGCTGCTGCTGCCCGCCCTCGGCGCCGAGGTGACGCTCGTCGGCCCGCCGTCGCTCCTCCCGCTGGCCGCCGCCGACGGCTCGCGGCTCGGCGTCCGTGCTGAGACGAGCCTCGATCGCGTGCTCGCCGAGCAGCCCGACGCGCTCATGCTGCTGCGCGTGCAGCTCGAGCGCCAGGCAGGCAAGGTCGCGCCCAGCGTCGCGGAGTACATCACCGGCTGGTCGCTCACCGACGAGCGGCTCGCGCGCATCCCCGACACCCGCATCATGCATCCGGGCCCCATGAACCGCGGCCTCGAGCTCTCGAGCCGTGCCGCCGATGGCGACGCCTCGACCGTGCTGGAGCAGGTCACGGCCGGCGTCTCGGTGCGCATGGCCGTGCTCTACGCGCTGCTCGCATCCGACCAGGGAGGCACCCGATGA
- a CDS encoding dihydroorotase → MTTPQSRSPQSRSPQSAPPQRGVTILTGASILGGAPRDIAIDGGLLVDPETIDRDAATVIDASGLVALPGLVDLHAHLRQPGGEQAETIASGVRAAAAGGYTCVFAMANTTPVADTQAVVEQVHRLGVEAGLATVRPIGAVSVGLAGERLADMGMLAGSAARVTVFSDDGKCVADAELMRRALEHAASLDAVIAQHAQDPALTRGSVMHESPLAAELGLTGWPSAAEASIVARDAMLAQSAGARLHVCHVSTVETVEVVRSAKERGIAITAEVTPHHLLLTEELVRSYDGRYKVNPPLRADRDVQALREALADGTIDIVATDHAPHTPESKQTAFADAAFGMVGLETALGVVQQAMVETGLLDWAGVARVMSTAPAAIGREPGYDAPLEIGSPAHVVLVDPAARSTVEVASLKGRSTNSPFLGVELPGRVLHVWHGGRRTVAEGELVLEEAAR, encoded by the coding sequence ATGACCACGCCGCAGAGCCGATCACCGCAGAGCCGCTCGCCCCAGAGCGCTCCGCCGCAGCGCGGAGTCACGATCCTGACCGGCGCCTCGATCCTGGGCGGCGCACCGCGTGACATCGCGATCGACGGTGGGCTGCTCGTCGACCCCGAGACCATCGACCGCGACGCCGCGACCGTCATCGACGCATCCGGCCTCGTCGCCCTGCCGGGGCTCGTCGACCTCCACGCGCACCTGCGCCAGCCGGGCGGGGAGCAGGCAGAGACGATCGCGAGCGGCGTGCGCGCGGCGGCTGCGGGTGGCTACACCTGCGTGTTCGCCATGGCCAACACCACTCCGGTCGCCGACACGCAGGCCGTCGTCGAGCAGGTGCACCGGCTGGGCGTCGAGGCGGGCCTCGCGACCGTGCGCCCGATCGGCGCGGTCTCCGTCGGCCTCGCGGGGGAGCGGCTGGCCGACATGGGGATGCTGGCAGGCAGCGCCGCCCGCGTCACCGTCTTCAGCGACGACGGGAAGTGCGTCGCCGACGCCGAGCTCATGCGCCGCGCGCTCGAGCACGCGGCCTCGCTCGATGCCGTCATCGCGCAGCACGCGCAGGATCCTGCGCTCACCCGCGGCTCGGTCATGCACGAGAGCCCGCTCGCCGCAGAGCTCGGCCTCACCGGCTGGCCCTCGGCCGCCGAGGCCTCGATCGTCGCGCGCGACGCGATGCTCGCCCAGTCCGCCGGCGCCCGCCTGCACGTCTGCCACGTGTCGACCGTCGAGACCGTCGAGGTCGTGCGCTCGGCCAAGGAGCGCGGCATCGCCATCACGGCAGAGGTGACGCCGCACCACCTGCTGCTCACCGAGGAGCTCGTGCGCAGCTACGACGGCCGCTACAAGGTCAACCCGCCGCTGCGCGCGGACCGCGACGTGCAGGCGCTGCGCGAGGCGCTGGCCGACGGCACGATCGACATCGTGGCGACCGATCACGCCCCGCACACGCCCGAGTCGAAGCAGACGGCGTTCGCGGATGCGGCCTTCGGCATGGTCGGGCTGGAGACCGCGCTGGGCGTGGTGCAGCAGGCGATGGTCGAGACCGGGCTGCTCGACTGGGCCGGCGTCGCGCGCGTCATGTCGACGGCGCCCGCGGCCATCGGCCGGGAGCCCGGCTACGACGCGCCGCTCGAGATCGGCTCGCCTGCGCATGTCGTGCTCGTCGACCCCGCTGCCCGCAGCACGGTCGAGGTCGCGAGCCTCAAGGGCCGTTCGACCAACTCGCCGTTCCTGGGCGTCGAGCTGCCCGGCCGCGTGCTGCACGTGTGGCACGGCGGACGACGCACCGTCGCCGAGGGCGAGCTCGTGCTCGAGGAGGCTGCGCGATGA
- the carA gene encoding glutamine-hydrolyzing carbamoyl-phosphate synthase small subunit, with protein MNASATAALVLEDGTIYRGTAYGATGRALGEAVFATGMTGYQETLTDPSYAGQIVVQTSPHIGNTGVTDEDDESARMWASGYVVRAASRVTSNWRSQRTLDDQLVGDGVVGIAGVDTRAITRRLRDVGAMRAGVFSGDALTTDEAMLAEVRESPQMAGRSLAETVSTRESYRLEALTDSIGTLAVLDLGVKSSTLTYLRERGFDLVVLPQDSTLEQVLAHQPVAAFYSNGPGDPAASDSQVTLLQGLLRAELPFFGICFGNQLLGRALGFGTYKLPFGHRGINQPVLDVATGRVEITSQNHGFAVDAAIGEELTSPAGFGRVEVSHFSLNDRVVEGLRALDIPAFSVQYHPESAAGPNDARHLFDQFRQLVLAQKGAKA; from the coding sequence ATGAACGCATCCGCAACCGCTGCCCTCGTCCTCGAGGACGGCACGATCTACCGCGGCACGGCCTACGGCGCTACCGGCCGAGCGCTCGGCGAGGCCGTCTTCGCGACCGGCATGACCGGCTACCAGGAGACGCTGACCGACCCCAGCTACGCGGGCCAGATCGTCGTCCAGACGTCGCCGCACATCGGCAACACCGGCGTGACCGACGAGGACGACGAGTCGGCCCGCATGTGGGCCTCGGGCTACGTCGTGCGCGCCGCCAGTCGCGTGACCTCCAACTGGCGCTCGCAGCGCACGCTCGACGACCAGCTCGTCGGGGACGGCGTCGTCGGCATCGCCGGCGTCGACACGCGTGCCATCACCCGGCGGCTGCGCGATGTGGGCGCGATGCGCGCCGGCGTGTTCTCGGGCGACGCGCTCACCACCGACGAGGCGATGCTCGCCGAGGTGCGAGAGAGCCCGCAGATGGCGGGCCGCAGCCTCGCGGAGACCGTGAGCACGCGGGAGTCCTACCGCCTCGAGGCGCTCACCGACTCGATCGGCACGCTCGCGGTGCTCGACCTGGGCGTGAAGAGCTCGACGCTCACCTACCTGCGCGAGCGGGGCTTCGACCTGGTGGTGCTGCCGCAGGACTCCACGCTCGAGCAGGTGCTCGCGCACCAGCCGGTCGCCGCCTTCTACTCCAACGGGCCGGGCGACCCCGCAGCCTCCGACTCGCAGGTCACGCTGCTGCAGGGCCTGCTGCGTGCCGAGCTGCCGTTCTTCGGCATCTGCTTCGGCAATCAGCTGCTGGGCAGGGCGCTCGGCTTCGGGACCTACAAGCTGCCATTCGGCCACCGCGGCATCAACCAGCCGGTGCTCGACGTCGCCACCGGCCGCGTCGAGATCACCAGCCAGAACCACGGCTTCGCCGTCGACGCCGCGATCGGCGAGGAGCTCACGAGCCCCGCAGGCTTCGGCCGCGTCGAGGTGAGCCACTTCTCGCTCAACGACCGGGTCGTCGAGGGCCTGCGCGCGCTCGACATCCCCGCGTTCAGCGTGCAGTACCACCCGGAGTCTGCTGCGGGCCCGAACGACGCCCGCCACCTGTTCGATCAGTTCCGCCAGCTGGTGCTGGCGCAGAAGGGGGCCAAGGCCTGA
- the carB gene encoding carbamoyl-phosphate synthase large subunit, giving the protein MPKRDDIHSVLVIGSGPIVIGQAAEFDYSGTQACRVLREEGIRVILVNSNPATIMTDPDFADATYIEPITPEVLETIIIKERPDAILPTLGGQTALNAAIALHEQGILARHGVELIGAKVEAIQRGEDRQIFKQLVLDAGADVASSVIARNMDDALAFVEDYGYPVVVRPSFTMGGLGSGFAHDEKELRRFVGDGIHSSTIGEVLLEQSILGWKEYELELMRDTADNTVVICSIENVDAVGVHTGDSITVAPALTLTDKEYQRMRDIAIRVIRDVGVDTGGCNIQFAVEPTTGRIIVIEMNPRVSRSSALASKATGFPIAKIAAKLALGYRLDEIPNDITKVTPASFEPALDYVVVKVPRFNFEKFPAADATLTTTMKSVGEAMAIGRTYTQALQKALRSLEKKGSSFHWEGEPGDAAALLATASIPTDGRIVTLQQALRAGATVEQAHVATGIDPWFLDQMVLINEVADEIRAFGDGTGDLDAEHLLLAKEHGFSDAQIAQLRGIAEAEVRESRWAKGLRPVYKTVDTCAGEFPAETPYHYSSYDLETEVQPSDRRKIIILGSGPNRIGQGIEFDYSCVHASFALADAGFETIMVNCNPETVSTDYDTSDRLYFEPLTLEDVLEIVHAESASGELVGVIVQLGGQTPLGLARGLQAAGVPILGTTPDAIDAAEERGLFQRILDEAGLVAPRNGTATTEDQAVEIAERIGYPVLVRPSYVLGGRGMEIVYDTASLHGYFDRIASHGIVGPDRPLLVDHFLDDAVEIDVDGIYDGQELFVAGILEHIEEAGIHSGDSSCTLPPVGLGRAQLFEIRDATLRIAQGLDVRGPINVQFAYATGVLHVIEANPRASRTVPFVAKALGTPIAKANARVLAGATIAELRAEGLLPEQDGTILPIDTPIAVKEAVLPFRRFRTADGRMVDSLLGPEMRSTGEVMGIDRDFPTAFAKSQAAAYGGLPTSGTVFVSLSDRDKRQAVLPVHRLQQLGFRIVATQGTAEVLARNGIRVDTVRKHSEAGDEPSIVDLIDAGEIDIIINTPTGGIARADGYEIRAAAVAADKALFTTVSQLGAAVAAVEASREPFEVTSLQEYHARRSA; this is encoded by the coding sequence ATGCCCAAGCGCGACGACATCCACTCCGTCCTCGTGATCGGCTCCGGGCCGATCGTGATCGGCCAAGCCGCTGAGTTCGACTACTCCGGCACGCAGGCCTGCCGCGTGCTGCGCGAGGAGGGCATCCGCGTCATCCTCGTGAACTCGAACCCGGCGACGATCATGACCGACCCCGACTTCGCCGACGCGACCTACATCGAGCCGATCACGCCAGAGGTGCTCGAGACGATCATCATCAAGGAGCGGCCCGACGCGATCCTGCCGACGCTGGGCGGCCAGACGGCGCTCAACGCCGCGATCGCGCTGCACGAGCAGGGCATCCTCGCCCGCCACGGCGTCGAGCTCATCGGCGCGAAGGTCGAGGCGATCCAGCGCGGGGAGGATCGCCAGATCTTCAAGCAGCTCGTGCTCGACGCGGGCGCCGACGTCGCCTCCAGCGTCATCGCCAGGAACATGGACGACGCACTCGCGTTCGTCGAGGACTACGGCTACCCGGTGGTCGTGCGCCCGTCCTTCACGATGGGCGGCCTGGGCTCCGGCTTCGCGCACGACGAGAAGGAGCTGCGCCGCTTCGTCGGCGACGGCATCCACTCGTCCACCATCGGCGAGGTGCTCCTCGAGCAGTCGATCCTCGGCTGGAAGGAGTACGAGCTCGAGCTCATGCGCGACACGGCCGACAACACGGTCGTGATCTGCTCGATCGAGAACGTCGACGCGGTCGGCGTGCACACGGGCGACTCCATCACGGTCGCCCCAGCGCTCACGCTCACCGACAAGGAGTACCAGCGGATGCGCGACATCGCCATCCGCGTCATCCGCGACGTGGGCGTCGACACGGGCGGCTGCAACATCCAGTTCGCCGTCGAGCCCACCACGGGCCGCATCATCGTCATCGAGATGAACCCGCGCGTCTCGCGCTCCTCGGCGCTGGCGTCCAAGGCCACCGGCTTCCCGATCGCCAAGATCGCCGCGAAGCTCGCGCTCGGCTACCGCCTCGATGAGATCCCCAACGACATCACCAAGGTGACCCCGGCATCCTTCGAGCCCGCGCTCGACTACGTCGTGGTGAAGGTGCCGCGCTTCAACTTCGAGAAGTTCCCGGCGGCGGATGCGACGCTCACGACGACCATGAAGTCGGTCGGCGAGGCGATGGCCATCGGCCGCACCTACACGCAGGCGCTGCAGAAGGCGCTCCGCTCGCTCGAGAAGAAGGGCTCCTCCTTCCACTGGGAGGGAGAGCCCGGCGACGCCGCCGCGCTGCTGGCGACCGCGAGCATCCCCACCGACGGCCGCATCGTCACGCTGCAACAGGCGTTGCGCGCCGGTGCGACCGTCGAGCAGGCGCATGTGGCGACCGGGATCGACCCGTGGTTCCTCGACCAGATGGTGCTCATCAACGAGGTTGCCGACGAGATCCGCGCGTTCGGGGACGGCACCGGCGACCTCGACGCCGAGCATCTGCTGCTGGCCAAGGAGCACGGCTTCTCGGACGCCCAGATCGCGCAGCTGCGCGGCATCGCCGAGGCCGAGGTGCGCGAGTCGCGCTGGGCCAAGGGGCTGCGACCGGTCTACAAGACGGTCGACACCTGCGCAGGCGAGTTCCCGGCGGAGACGCCGTACCACTACTCGAGCTACGACCTCGAGACCGAGGTGCAGCCGAGCGACCGGCGCAAGATCATCATCCTGGGCTCCGGACCCAACCGCATCGGCCAGGGCATCGAGTTCGACTACTCGTGCGTGCACGCGTCCTTCGCGCTCGCCGACGCCGGCTTCGAGACGATCATGGTCAACTGCAACCCCGAGACCGTCTCGACCGACTACGACACGAGCGACCGGCTCTACTTCGAGCCGCTCACGCTCGAGGACGTGCTCGAGATCGTGCACGCGGAGTCGGCCTCGGGCGAGCTCGTCGGCGTGATCGTGCAGCTGGGCGGCCAGACGCCGCTCGGCCTCGCCCGCGGACTGCAGGCTGCCGGCGTGCCGATCCTGGGCACGACGCCCGACGCGATCGACGCAGCCGAGGAGCGCGGGCTGTTCCAGCGCATCCTCGACGAGGCGGGCCTCGTCGCGCCGCGCAACGGCACCGCCACCACCGAGGACCAGGCGGTCGAGATCGCCGAGCGCATCGGCTACCCCGTGCTCGTGCGCCCCTCGTACGTGCTCGGCGGCCGCGGCATGGAGATCGTGTACGACACGGCGAGCCTGCACGGCTACTTCGATCGCATCGCCTCGCACGGCATCGTCGGGCCGGATCGTCCGCTGCTCGTCGACCACTTCCTCGATGACGCCGTCGAGATCGACGTCGACGGCATCTACGACGGCCAGGAGCTCTTCGTCGCCGGCATCCTCGAGCACATCGAGGAGGCCGGCATCCACTCCGGCGACTCCTCCTGCACGCTGCCGCCCGTCGGTCTCGGCCGCGCGCAGCTGTTCGAGATCCGCGACGCGACGCTCCGCATCGCGCAGGGGCTCGACGTGCGCGGCCCCATCAACGTGCAGTTCGCCTACGCGACGGGCGTGCTGCACGTCATCGAGGCGAACCCGCGCGCGAGCCGCACCGTGCCCTTCGTCGCCAAGGCGCTCGGCACCCCGATCGCCAAGGCCAATGCGCGTGTGCTGGCAGGTGCGACGATCGCAGAGCTGCGCGCCGAGGGGCTGCTGCCCGAGCAGGACGGCACGATCCTCCCGATCGACACCCCGATCGCGGTGAAGGAGGCGGTGCTGCCGTTCCGACGCTTCCGCACCGCCGACGGCCGCATGGTCGACAGCCTGCTGGGCCCGGAGATGCGCTCGACCGGCGAGGTGATGGGCATCGACCGCGACTTCCCGACCGCGTTCGCCAAGAGCCAGGCCGCGGCCTACGGTGGCCTGCCGACCAGCGGCACCGTGTTCGTCTCGCTCTCGGATCGCGACAAGCGCCAGGCCGTGCTGCCGGTGCACCGCCTGCAGCAGCTGGGCTTCCGCATCGTGGCCACGCAGGGCACCGCGGAGGTGCTCGCGCGCAACGGCATCCGCGTGGATACGGTGCGCAAGCACTCCGAGGCGGGGGATGAGCCGAGCATCGTCGACCTCATCGACGCTGGCGAGATCGACATCATCATCAACACGCCCACCGGCGGCATCGCCCGCGCGGACGGCTACGAGATCCGCGCCGCGGCGGTCGCCGCCGACAAGGCGCTCTTCACGACGGTGTCGCAGCTCGGCGCCGCCGTGGCAGCGGTCGAGGCCTCCCGCGAGCCCTTCGAGGTCACGAGCCTGCAGGAGTACCACGCGCGGAGGTCGGCGTGA
- the pyrF gene encoding orotidine-5'-phosphate decarboxylase: MTFLARLIASVAEHGELCVGIDPHHGLLERWGDASAGFGADASGAERFGRTVVEAAAGRVAVVKPQVALFEAFGAAGMVALERVLADARAAGLLVLADAKRGDIGTTNQGYAHAWLAEGSPLEADAVTVSPYLGVGALDVIFATAERGGKAAFVLAATSNPEATLLQRARLEDGRTVARAVADEVAARNAATGAGHGLVIGATVDRAAAGLEPMPGVPVLAPGFGTQGARLADRASLFPADALVLASTSRSILESGPTRLVAGIEAAAAELIARR, encoded by the coding sequence GTGACCTTCCTGGCCCGTCTGATCGCATCCGTCGCCGAGCACGGCGAGCTCTGCGTGGGCATCGACCCGCACCACGGGCTGCTCGAGCGCTGGGGCGATGCGTCAGCGGGATTCGGGGCGGATGCCTCGGGTGCCGAGCGCTTCGGTCGCACGGTGGTCGAGGCGGCCGCCGGGCGCGTCGCCGTGGTCAAGCCGCAGGTGGCGCTGTTCGAGGCCTTCGGCGCTGCCGGCATGGTCGCGCTCGAGCGGGTGCTCGCCGACGCGCGCGCAGCGGGGCTGCTCGTGCTCGCGGACGCCAAGCGCGGCGACATCGGCACGACCAACCAGGGCTACGCGCATGCCTGGCTGGCCGAGGGCTCCCCGCTCGAGGCCGATGCCGTCACCGTCAGCCCCTACCTCGGTGTGGGCGCGCTCGACGTCATCTTCGCCACCGCCGAGCGCGGCGGGAAGGCCGCGTTCGTGCTCGCCGCGACCTCCAATCCAGAGGCCACGCTGCTGCAGCGCGCCAGGCTGGAAGACGGCCGCACGGTCGCACGCGCCGTGGCCGACGAGGTGGCGGCGCGCAACGCGGCGACCGGTGCCGGCCACGGGCTCGTCATCGGTGCGACCGTCGACCGGGCTGCCGCGGGGCTCGAACCCATGCCCGGCGTGCCTGTGCTGGCACCCGGTTTCGGCACGCAGGGCGCGCGGCTGGCCGATCGCGCCTCGCTGTTCCCGGCTGACGCGCTCGTGCTCGCCAGCACGTCCCGCAGCATCCTCGAATCCGGGCCGACGCGTCTGGTCGCCGGGATCGAGGCCGCCGCCGCCGAGCTGATCGCCCGCCGATGA
- the gmk gene encoding guanylate kinase, producing the protein MTASVADQHPVPDPSAAGRAAIEARRARAAVKRALAAGQRGPRDVAERAWQEPNGAEARLRVAEYLASLRGMGPKRVEALMASLGIAHAKRLGGLGGLQRERVRGWLDAVDPSRRPRLIVLAGPTAVGKGTVAQYVREHFPQIRQSVSATTRGPRPGEIDGVHYAFVSDADFDRMVDEGEFLEWAKVHNQSRYGTPRSSVQAALDGGSSVLLEIDLQGARQVRESFPDAVLLFLAPPSWEELVRRLVGRGTETEDERTRRLETARVELASQPEFDATVVNTDVAEAAREVVEHILSAEADTTH; encoded by the coding sequence ATGACGGCGAGCGTCGCCGACCAGCATCCGGTGCCCGACCCGAGCGCGGCAGGGCGCGCCGCGATCGAGGCGCGCCGTGCTCGCGCCGCGGTGAAGCGCGCGCTCGCCGCCGGCCAGCGCGGTCCCCGCGATGTCGCCGAGCGCGCCTGGCAGGAGCCGAACGGTGCGGAGGCGCGGCTGCGCGTCGCCGAGTACCTCGCGAGCCTGCGCGGGATGGGCCCGAAGCGGGTCGAGGCGCTCATGGCGAGTCTCGGCATCGCGCACGCCAAGCGCCTCGGCGGGCTCGGCGGTTTGCAGCGCGAGCGCGTTCGCGGTTGGCTGGACGCCGTGGATCCCTCACGTCGCCCCCGGCTCATCGTCCTTGCTGGCCCTACCGCCGTCGGCAAGGGCACGGTGGCCCAGTATGTGCGCGAGCACTTCCCGCAGATCCGCCAGTCGGTGAGCGCCACGACGCGCGGGCCGCGGCCTGGGGAGATCGACGGCGTGCACTACGCGTTCGTCTCCGACGCCGACTTCGACCGGATGGTCGACGAGGGGGAGTTCCTCGAGTGGGCGAAGGTGCACAACCAGTCGCGCTACGGCACGCCGCGCTCGAGCGTGCAGGCGGCGCTCGACGGTGGCTCCTCTGTATTGCTCGAGATCGATCTGCAGGGCGCGCGGCAGGTGCGGGAGTCGTTCCCGGATGCGGTGCTGCTGTTCCTCGCGCCGCCGTCGTGGGAGGAGCTGGTGCGCAGGCTGGTCGGCCGCGGCACCGAGACCGAGGATGAGCGCACCCGCCGGCTCGAGACCGCGCGGGTCGAGCTCGCGAGCCAGCCGGAGTTCGACGCCACGGTCGTGAACACCGACGTCGCGGAGGCGGCACGCGAGGTCGTCGAGCACATCCTGTCGGCGGAGGCCGACACCACGCACTGA
- the rpoZ gene encoding DNA-directed RNA polymerase subunit omega yields MASQGIINPPIDELLETVDSKYQLVIFASKRARQINDYYTDIHEGSMFDNVGPLVDSTIEDKPLSVALHEIHQGKLVLTKDENAEA; encoded by the coding sequence ATGGCCAGCCAGGGCATCATCAACCCGCCGATCGACGAGCTGCTCGAGACGGTCGACTCCAAGTACCAGCTCGTGATCTTCGCGTCGAAGCGCGCGCGTCAGATCAACGACTACTACACCGACATCCACGAGGGTTCGATGTTCGACAACGTCGGCCCGCTGGTCGACTCGACGATCGAGGACAAGCCGCTGTCGGTCGCCCTCCACGAGATCCACCAGGGCAAGCTCGTCCTGACCAAGGACGAGAACGCCGAGGCCTGA